GCGTGTTCCTTTCGTTGCCCAAACACAGCAGTGTTTTGCTGTCAAGGCTGGAATCGATGGACTATTAGATATTGCTCGGAGAACATTTTGTGATACTAGTGAAGGTTTCTACTCTCTACCATCTAAGtcctttttctttatatatatatatatacttttttttttactgaGTTGCACAATGCTTGAATTTGTTGTATGTACTTGGTTAGAAAAAGTTTTGCACTAATTAACTAATGAACTTTAAACATAATAGATTATAGTAATACAACAAAATTAAGGAAATTAAAGGATTTAGCTCAAGATTATGAAAAATACCTGAAAGACACTTTATTAATATTCTAGTTGTATGTATgtaagtaaataataattaaaaaatatcttttttttcccAAAAGAATCCTACACAAATAAAACTAAATGTTACTTATCTCCATAAAAAGATATTAAAGATCAATAGTATTTCTTTCTATAGGAATCTTATCTTTGATAACTaatcaagaaaagaaaacatattAATAATGAGCATATATCCAAATAAggttagtaaaataaaaaaccaGAAATTAACAAAGGCATAATTTCCTGAAcaatttttattgatttgaCTGTCTCcacaaaaaaaattgaaaatcaatAATTTCTTCATATAGGAATCTTAGATATAATAATTATCTAAGGAAGcaaaacttattaataatgagcATATATCCAAATAAgattactaaaataaaaaaacccaGAAATCAACAAATAAGTCTTGTTGatttgatattattaatgttatAGTAGTAATGTAATTATTCAAAACACATTCAAGTTTCAAATACTCATGAAAATTAGATTGTATTGCATGGAGGTCCACGCCAATGAAGGAGGGAGTCCCATATGTATTATGCAAAATTGCGTAAGTAGCATAGCATTAACaatttatcttcttcttcttttttttctaataaagaaGGAATACTTGAATCATTGAAGAAAAAAATTGCCATAGATCTACCAAAATGAAGCAATGATATTGGAAGAGAATAATTCTTCTATGAAATTTCATTTCAAGCATTTTATATAGATATTATATCACTTTTTAGAGAACCAGTAATTATTTCAAAAATGTTTAATGTGATTCAACCTAAAATAATGCAAGACAACTTGtagatattcaattttttatggcGCCAAGATAATTCACGAGGTGAGTAGATCTTGTTGTTTGGACTCTATACTCTATTCTCTGTCTATAAATCAAAACATTCACTAAATTGAAAGAAACAGATGAAAatgttgaatttaaattttaatacgaTTTTTTCAATGGACAATATAAATTTCAATCTCATTCTAATTCATAATCATCTTCCAgtatagtaaaattaattattcttcAACTGCTAAACCACAGCAGTAACTTAAAATGTacagaaaagtaaagagattttTATTCTTCTTAACTTAAgacaatatatattaattaatgtgATCTTTTATTAGATTAAAAAAGTTAATAGATATTCTTTAATAAAATAGATTCTAGATTTAACACAAAAACTAATCTAACTAGTTAGCAGGCAATAGCTAATCAAAAGTAATGAattctaataattaataaaacatcaaCTTGGAAGAAAAAGggccataaaaaataaagttaaaaatacGTTGTTTTAATTAGATATTCACCATTTTTTAAGATAAAAGTTATacaaaaagattaaaatttttatttttgcttttttaaAGAATTGATGCTTTTTTAAATAACATGCACATATATACATTTTTCTAAAAGAAACtatgattttttttgttttagttaattttttacaaaattttactttaatttgtaataaaaacTTATGAAGTAGAATTTAAAGTAGGGctaagaattttaattttatataaactttaaaactagTTTAATTTAAGTAgtaaaatgatataaaaattaaaaatatttttgttgatCAATCTTATCAATCAAAATGTAAAGGAATTTGTCATTGTCAAATTCAACAATGTACTTCCTATCCCATTATTCCTCCccttatatatatatgcattgtCCATTTATGTTCTTTTTGTTTGTCAttgctttttttaaaatttgacagCAATACATAATCTTGCAAACAAATACCGTGAAGAATTCAAGCTACCAAATTTGAAACTTCCATTTAATAATAGACAGGGCTTTTACTTTAGCATTCCATTGAAGGACATCCAGGGAAAGCTTCCAAACAAGTTCATTCAGGTTGGGGATAACATTCTTTCTCTAGTTATGTATACAAGATAATACAACGTCCTTAATGATTATCAATTCATGTGCTTGCGGAACATGAATCAGGTCCTGAAACATGGAAACAATGTACACTGCTCCACTTTGGAACTTGCTTCTGTGAGTATCTTCTTGTTTACTGCATATTATAGGATGTGGTGATAGTAATGTTTCATATTCCCTTTGATATCAACTCTTATATACTGCATAACGAATTGGTTCTGCTTGTGTACTGCAGTTTCCGTTTGATGGTAGGAAATTAGATTATCTAGTCTGACTAGCCTATTGATGACCaaatatttctatttaattttatacttatttGCCATTATCTCAGGGTGGCAGAGCACATTTTGGAAATAAATGGTGtgcaaaaatatgcaaatatataaGAACCTAATTTCTTGCTGGCTGTTTAATCTCAGATGAACTTCTGGCTgcaattttattgaaattagttTGGAAGTTACCACGGTAATATTGGGGagatacatattaaaaaagataTTATCTTGCAGAGCATTAATAAGAGGCCACTTTAAATGATAGTTTCAGATTTCCTCCAGTAATCATCCAGCACTCCAGCTTGTAACTAGATCCTTATTTTGTGAATGAATAACCTTTATGCTGTATAGGTGGAAAGCGTGACAGGATCATTCATAAAATAGGAGCCAACTCAAATGACGATCTCAGACATTCCTCTATTTGTATTCTACCTTATTACTATATTGATTAACAATTTAACATGTTAATTGCCTGTTGCATCTCAAATAATTCTTTCTATTCCCTATTAGAAATGAGGGGAAAAAACTTGAATTAAACTTTAAATCAACATTGTTAATATACATGTAAAAATTATGGTAAGGTTGATATTTCTATTGCATGATTAGGTGACACCTGTTTTCATTATATGCATGTCTTTCTGACCAGATGAATATACACTTTTGCATTAGTTGTACATTCAATTAAGTGCCTTGATCCTGGGAAAGTTTTTTGTCATTTTTACTTCGTTGCGTGCAGCTAAATGTCAGAAATAAGTCTGCTGCTGAAGAGTGCTATATAAGAACAGAAGTTTGCCTAGAAGGTTGTAATGGATAAACTCACTGATAATTTTGGTACACACCGGTGTTATGAACTTCAAATGTGCACTTCTCTGTTCACTGTTGGGCGCTGCATTGTGTATGcctctttgattttttttttttttaagtttcttAATTTCTTTAACAAATGTACCTCATCAAACTTGCTTTCTTTATATTAGATGACAACTAGTTTGTTTATGGGAAGTTGCTTCTTGAAGAGATCTAATTTAAGATTAACTGATAGGAAAACATTTTGGCACTACTCTTGGACATCCTGTGATCATGTATATTTCTGGAGTTAAAGAAGGGAAGTCAACTTTTATATCTGCATTGTTAGTTGGTAGTGGAAGCAAGACGGTTTTTTACTATGTTTGTAACAGGGTTTATCAATTTTCCATGGCTCTCTTctcaattcggtttgatcatagacttttatgtttattttgttattgaactATAAAAATCTCCGTGTCACAAATttctagtaaatttttttacaacCTCAAAATTTTGAATCTCATGTTTAGGCAATATAAATTCAACTCATTATGTTGCATCTGATAATATTGATCTTTTCAATGGAAGTCCAGTGCCATATAAACTAAAACTAACAATTATAACAAATCTGATGTTTCTGTTGGCTTCTTTCCAACTAATAATTGGTAACTGATACAGCAATTTTTCCTGATTTTAGATTGTATACTCTACAGTCATTATATGTGCCATACCCTTGAATTGCTTCTATGTTAATTTCACTTGATTTTCAGCTCTATTAGATGCTATAAGAGAGGATGTCTCCTTGCTCGTTCTGCTTGCAGAGGTTCTATGCCTTCTAGATATGCTTGTTAATTCATTTGCTCATACAATATCAACTAAGCTCGTTGACCGATATACTAGACCAGAATTCACAAGTAATTTCCCTGCTCTCTATAATATAGCTTGTGACTTCCTAAGGTGATTGGGCATGTCTTATCATTTGCTCTACTATAGATAGTGGTCCATTGGCAATTGATGCTGGAAGACATCCTGTCCTGGAGAGCATTCGCAATGACTTTGTTGTATGAACTTTATCTTCAGGGCATTTCTTGCTTTTGCCTGTCTTTCTTATGTAGAATTTAGCCGCAAAATGTTTTACTGATTTCTTGCTCCAGTGTTCCTGGAAAGTGATTTAACTTTTTCTGCAGCCCAACAATCTCTTTATTTCAGAAGCGTCAAACATGGTCATTGTCATGGGCCCAAACATGTGAGTAATCTCATTTTAAGTTGATCCTGGACTGTCATGAAGTCTTTTTATGCACTGTAACGTATCTTCTGAACATGTATTTGACGGCCTTTTGAAGAATATGAATGTGAGTTTGATCCTTtccaattttcttttctctttttttcttttattgtgtGCATATTCCCAGTTTAATTCAGAGCATAAAAATCAGAAGAAAACCTTAATAGAAATAGCCTGTATGTTGAGTACTTCAAATGATATTGTAATTTAGTGTTGCCTTTGAACAGTTGAGTTTTGGAAGTGAAGGTCAAATAATATGGATAGTTCTGAGGTGTCCACTCTTGGCAATGGCCTCACTCTAAAAGGTGCTATTACAAAAAGGGCCATGAGTAACATATCATAGTATTAATGTGGGGACTTAACTATGCATACTGTATAAGGAGGGTGTGGTGAATTGTAAATTTAGCATTTCCTTTATTCCATTGGGTTGCCCGTTCCACCTCTGATCACGGGATGAACAGCACATCCTCCcccttcaaaaaattaaaataaataaaaacttaacCCGGTATCCTCAGAGTTGGAACTTGGAAACTTACTTCCCCTTGAATTGTTTGCCATTATCTCTGATATTTAGGTTATATTTATTACCTTTCAGTATTTTCTTGAATATAAGGTTCTTTTTACCTTTTTGCATGTGCTTACACAGAGATGCTCGCTGAGACTCAAACTAAGACGTATAAGATTTTGACGGTGTTAGCTATATGTTTTGCTTCAATTTAGCTATTCATGACTTTATGCAGGAGTGGAAAGAGCACTTATCTTCAACAAGTTTGTCTTATTGTTATTCTGGCTCAGATAGGCTGTTATGTTCCTGCTCGCTTCTCAACCATAAGGGTAGTTGATCGTATATTTACAAGGATGGGTTCAATGGATAATCTTGAATCAAATTCTAGTACGGTACAATTTCTAGACTTTAATCTGGAAAAGGTTTAGTCCTTAGTCAAAAGTAAGATTGAAATATGGTTTTGATAATAAGCAACCATATCACAGTAATATTTTTGTATGGGTGCTGCAGTTTATGACTGAGATGAAAGAGACGGCTTTTGTCATGCAGAATGTCTCCCAAAGGTGAAATAGCATGTGCTTCTACTACCGAgaaatatgaaatatatattcaaaattcgacttttttttaatagaagCCTGATCATTATGGATGAGCTTGGGAGAGCTACTTCTTCTTCAGATGGATTTGCTATTGCCTGGAGCTGCTGTGAGAATCTGTTATCACTCAAAGCGTAATCACTTCTGGATCTAGTCATTAGCGCACCATATTATGAACATATTCAGTTCATGGATGCCACTGCCATGTTTCATCAATGGACAAGTGGCTACTTCCCTAATTTTAGAACATATGATACATGTTTCATTTTACTATTTACTAGAGATGCTAATTGTATAATCACATAgcagtattttattattttctatctGAGCAGCATCTTAATTGGCATTAACTGTTGCATAATAAtatccttttttattttcactttgTATTTTTATTCCGGAATTGATATCAACATTTATAGCTATTGGTTTTTACCTTTTAGCATCTTTCTTGGTTTCCATTTTTAGGGTAGGCAGAAATCTAGATACAGAAATTTCacttttcatctatttttttcttttctttattttcttttctgaaaTAAGTATGGTTCTCTACATGATTTCTAGACTTTTGACTATCCTGTTGGGATatctttcttatttaaaaacagTGTTTTATGAAGACACGAAAACATAATTTCAGGTATACCATATTTGCTACTCATATGGAGAATCTATCAGAGCTAGCAACCATCTATCCGAATGTCAAGCTTCTTCACTTGGATGTTGCCATTAAAAACAACCGCTTAGATTTCAAGGTAGTATATCTAATTTATTATGGCCTAAGTTTGATTTTGGTCAGTGTTTATTGATTGAAGCTTGGATTCAATTAGTTTCAACTCAAGGATGGACCGAGACACATACCTCATTATGGCCTTCTACTGGCAGAAGTGGCAGGCTTACCAAGTTCAGTGATTGAAACGGCTAGAAGCATCACTGCAAAGATCAAGGAAAAGGTCATTTCTGATGAGCAGTCAATATTGATAAATGTTTACCCTTGTGTGGCATAAATGattttgtaagaaaaaaaattcaaataaatttttgtaaaattattcatgattttatttttatatatgatgaaaattttttaagttagaaaattttaaattttgaattcttttatttcaaataaaaagtttacaagaaataattttttatttcaaaattcttTATTCAAAATGGAGGGTTATTGTCAATTACAAGGTCTCAATACTTGTTCATGATGTGTTCAAACATTTTAGCTGGTAATATAGGAGAGGCAAGAAATTATATTAATCTGCAACAGACATTAATTGGACCTTCAAATTTGCTGGTTCATAGGTTTTTATATAAGAGATTGATGCTTTCCAACTTTTATGAAGCTTCTTCTCTACTTAAGCATGGCTAGGGCTCAGACATCTCAAATGTGCTTTGCCACAATTTCGATTTGTGCAGGAAATAAAACAAATGGAACTAAACTGCCATCAGTACCATCAACTGCAGATACTATATCGTGTTGCTCAACGACTAATATGCTTAAAGTATTCCAGCCAAGACGAAGATTCTATTCGGCAAGCACTACAGAATCTCAAAGAGAACTACATGAATGGAATGCTTTGAAGGTTGATGAAACAAGATATGTCAATCTGTTAAGTATTGTTCTACGTTCAGTGCGCAATTCTTTGCCTTCACACCGCTTCTCAATAGATTcctgaattgaattttttttttcttggttgCTTACTCTCATTGGTAAACCATGTACATATACAATCTAGCGCGCAGCAATTATCAAGTCTGCGAATTTTTAAAGTCGAAGCAGCTTTGAGCGTACAAATACGCAACTATGTTGAATCTAATTCAAAGTTTGATAAGTTTTGAGGAAACAATCGAAAAAGGAAGGGGAAAGGTTGAACGAAAGGAAGAGGAGTTGAACCGTAATTACAAAAAGTCCATTAATTACCCTCAACCAGTGTAGGATCGGTTCCGTATTACTTAAACCTTCAATTTATCAAATTGGGAGAGGAGTTGAACCGCATGAAAATAAAACGTTATAACCAAGGAAACTCTcatggaataaaaataaataaaatttcgaAAGAAAACAACATTTTGTCAATAGACGGACGATaacttcaaaattataaaatatgcaACCTCTTAAAAGAGCACTTGTACAATGCAAATTCATAAAACTCAACATCTCAATTCAGATTGTCAGGATTCTAAAGAGTTTAAAGTCCAAAAAtttcaatattcaaaattttgaacTCAAAATGATAACTAATTTGCCCTCCAGACAAATCCCACAAAGAGACAAGTTGAAGCAAATCAATGAACTTAACGGTAGCGGCGGAGGGAGAGAGTATTGTTTCTCTTCCAGGTTGCCCTGCGAGAAGGGCGATTTTTGTGGTGCAAATGTCCCTTTCCTCGTAGACCCCTGTATTTCTTACCAGCAGAAGTAAGGCCTCTGAGCTCTCTATGCTTGTGAATAGGATTGCAGAGCCAGTTGATCCTTGGGTCATTACGGATAGCATTATGTGCTACATCAACCAAGATCACCTCAAAATACTTGTAAGTAGAATCCTGTACCAATAAATACATTTCGTGAGCAAAATTATACATTTAAAGCATGACAAGTGTACATCCAAAAATATAGCAAACAAACCTCATTAAGCCAGTATGAATTGAGAACCCGGAGACCTCCCAATTTCCTACCAGCACGCTCCTCTGCAACAGACCTCTTGCTACGCTGAAACTTCAGTTGAGTCACACCCTGGTTGGTTGGCTTTCCATAGACAATACCCTTGGGTACAGGTCTCTTCCTACCACCACGCCTAACACGGACACGGTAAATCACATAGCCCTGGAGGAATTTACTTAGCCACAATTAGTGCAAACAGAAGACCATGATGCACGCACATGTGACCCATGCAATGCAACACAGAAATCAACAGAACAAGGATAGGAAGACCAAAAAGAGCAAATTTAGGAGTCAAAATGTTCTATAACTTTGTTGAACAATGATTTATATGAATTATGACAAATAAGAAAGTAAAATACCACTATCATGTTTTATTGTGTAAAAAATCAACATATTCTATGTCGTTGACTGTACAGTCATGCAAACAGGCAAAGTTACAAACTGAACATGATTAACAAATCATAATAGAGATTTAACACTATGCAAATAAAACTCGATAACATTTTTACCAATCCCAACATAACGAGAAATTATCACTAACAAAACTACCAAATAAGAATGCATCGGATCGAGACAAAAATGAATTCGACCAGAAAAAGAATCCACTTTGGTCAGATGATGGACTGTGTTGACATAGCTGGTCTCAGGAAGTATCTTATCATCATACATGTACACCCCACCTAGGAGGAATAAATATGAATCAAGACACCACTTAACCAGCAAGAACTGAATAATCGAAAACAAAATCACTGTTGCCTAGAAATTAGCAGACAGAACTTGGATAAGCTCAGGAAATCACAATGTTCACAAGCATCTCCCTTTACACTTCATGGTGAACAGAAAGAAAAACACTTCACTAACAAGCATAATAAACATCAAAGATGAATATCCTCCCATTGAATCAAATTAGTTGCTTGAAGCTTGCAAGACTAAAGGACACATCCTTATCATACCTGCTTGGCCTTGTAGCCCAAGCGGCGAGCCTTGTCAGGGCGTGTTGGATGGGTGACACGAACAATGGAAGGATGCTGGCGGTACTCCCAGCACCTCACCCTCTGCAAAAACCTCATAACATCTGATTGCTTCTTCCTCCATAGCTCAGAGACATACTTGTAAGCCCCTGTTTTTATGAACATATGATGTTAAAACGATCGCAGTGCATATTAAACTTTTCACATCACTGGGAGGTTAAGTCTCAAAAGACATTCATAACAAATGCTCAGGAACAGATAAATATGCTTGTGTTTCAACAAAAATGCAACTACAGAGCATAAGACTTCATAGCATTATCACTCAAGATTTCTGAAGTGATCAATGGCAGAAAAAAAAACATGCCTAAAGTTAGCTTAACAGTCCATCCAATCAGATATCTGGAAATAATGAAATCCCACAAAATGAATATCAAAAGAACTCATTCAAGTGAgcattttcattaaaagataAGCAACAACCCTACTTCTATGTTAGCAGCCAGATGCAAAGCCAAATAACGCAATCCTTTGCTCTTAATCAAAGAACATCAGAACTGCAAAACTTACATTTCACACTGGCAgctataaaaatagtaaaatggATCACAAATTGGGGCAACGAAATGCCAAATGAACAGCAGTGTAATACCTAATAGATCAAACAAAATGGCAAGTTCAAGTGCCTTTTTGGTGAACCTAACATCGGAATCGAAACCAACCAGGAAAATAATAGATTTAAGACCAAAATAATTGGgtttaaaaacatataaaaaagaaCATACTTTACTATCTATAAGAAACACACAGCCACTAGGATTGAAGCAGTATGAACTGCGAGAAAAAAAATCagtgtagagagagagagagagagagagtacccATTGGATCAGAGCTGGCTACCGCTGCTTTGTGACTAGGGTTTGCACTTGCAAACAAAGTGCTAAGGGCTTGCAATGAAAACCCTAGCCTGCCTTATAAATTGTCGACTTGAAATCTACACCGTCCATTTCGACGTAGATGCGGCATTTTTGTATCTGATCCGGAACGGTGTCGTTTCACATCTGATATTGAAGCTTGGCCTACTGGGCCGTGAAATTATGAGCCAAGCCCAATCGCAAATTTGAATGCTCTAAACGTAGGGTTTCTGTGGTTGGAACTTGGAAGGAAAACGCAGCACGGCTGCTTTTGAGATTGTCAACTTCTTCTAACGTGGCAGAATCTTGACGGCTAATGATGTTGCAGTGATTCTAAAGAAAAACGCTGCTCTTCCGATCGCTCTCCCCGTTTCAACTTCCAGCACCAAATGGCGGCCTCTTCTTCAACTTTTACGCGAAACCCTACTTCCATTGCCACCTCCTTCGGTTCCAAACCCTCACTCTTTCTCTCCTCTCCTCGATCTATTAAGCTCCCCTGCATTCATCCACAACCCATCATCAAATCCCTCGGCTTTCACGCGCGGCCTTTCCCCGTCCCACGCGCCTCCGCCACTCCCGCGGCCCAGTCCACTAACTCAACTACCTTTCATGGACTCTGCTACGTTGTTGGCGACAACATCGATACCGACCAGATTATCCCCGCCGAGTACCTCACTCTCGTACCCTCAAACCCAGCCGAATATGAAAAGCTCGGTTCGTATGCACTAATCGGCCTCCCTGCCTCTTACGAGACCCGGTTCATTGAACCGAACGAAATGAAAACGAAATACACTATAGTTATTGCCGGTGACAATTTCGGTTGCGGATCATCTCGTGAGCATGCACCGGTTGCTCTTGGTGCTGCTGGAGTTGCGGCAGTGATTGCGGAATCTTATGCTCGCATCTTCTTCAGGAACTCGGTGGCCACCGGGGAGATATATCCTCTAGAATCGGAGGTTAGGATTTGTGAGGAATGCAAAACTGGGGATGTGATTAGTATTGAGCTCGCAGAGAGTCGCTTGATTAATCACACGACTGGGAAGGAATACAAGCTGAAGCCCATTGGGGATGCCGGGCCAGTGATTGAGGCCGGGGGGATTTTCGCCTACGCAAGGAAGACGGGGATGATCCCATGCTAGGATTGAGGtatatatgttcttgatttataTGGGCAAATGCAGTTTTATGGGTTAAGTCCTTTCTGAAATTCTTTATCTTTTTTGAAGGCTTCTGAAATTCAATTTATAACAATAAAGTCAGCAAATTGTTATTTCATTTCAATAAGGTCTCTAGTCTCAATTCTAGATGTCAATCCAAAATTTCGGTGTTGTAGAGACTTGCTTGAAAAGGCGACTAGAGCTGATTACCCTGTCAAAAATCTGACAAGTTCCATCTTAATTTATATGGTTTCGAATTTGTATCTTTTTATGATACGAATTGAAGTTTAGTGATCCTGTTAACCTTCAGCAATAGGTTGAGTGAAAATGGATGATAATTAGCTGAGGTATTCTAATTTGAACGGGTTCAACTGGTTCACAAAAGGCTGTTGGATACATCTACGTGTCATTGTTAAAAATACCTTAGTATTTCAATTCACAATTTCATATACTCTTCAACTTTGAGTTGGATGACTGATATCTGTATGCTGTTTTTATGTACTATTCAATATTGATGTCTTTCCTATCAGAGTTTTCACATTGTTTAGTGGCTCTATGTTTGCCCGCtttagtgtatatatatatatatataatcttgaATATTGGCCTCTTTCCTGTTTTGTtagattttcatttaaaaatatcgTTTGCAGGCAATTTGAGCATTGCTGGCTGGATTCACAGGCTATTGGTAGCATTATTAGTTGCTTAGTTCTCCTTCTACTTTGTGTACTCAAGAGCAAAAAGCTTGTTATGTTGGAAATTTTTATGATTGGAAGCAACTGAATGTATTAGGACCTGAGTGAGTGATGCCATTTGTTGTTTTAGTGATTTCAGGTTGTTGAAGCTCCAGTTGGTGATTTCTTTCTTCTATTTTGCTGGTTATTATGTTGCAGCAGCCATGTCAAAATAAACactgatgttttaatggtttaataTTGTTTAAAGTTCCTTGCATTAAAAAGGTTGATATTCACCTTCAGTTAAAGATTGTTAACTGATCAGCAGAAGGCACCTAATCAATTATATGTAATCATAATCaacttcaaaaataaatttctctaGGAATATGCCTTTTTCTTTGAACGAGCTTAGGACAATTAAAATCAACTCAATATTAATAGCTGTCAACATCCTACAACTATTAAGCAGGGGTTTACAATCCTGCTTTGAAGTTTGTCTAGAAATTCTCCAGTTTGGTTCTTCAATGTTTTGATTTCAATTTCGTTCAGTTCTTGGTGCTTTGGTTTAGTATATTGTGGTTTGAGTTTTGTTTcctgaaattattttattccatcaattgatgaaaataataaagataatatagagaaattagaaGGAAACAAGAAATCctcttaaattattatataaaagttggaaaacaaaaaacaaaaactcGAAATAAATGATTTTGATTGACTTTGTTGAATTTAGGATTTAGTTCATCTTGATTGCCATTTTGAAGAATCTGTTAATTTTTGTTAGTATAAcaatactaattaattaatacaatAAACTCTGAGTAAAATAAAGAATCTTCTTTGACACATTTCATTAAGATTTTGTTGAATGAGTTATTATCTTTAAAATGTATAGAAATGGTGTaaataaatcaaactgaatttaaattaaattatttgggAGCTTGAGATTCGGTCGAATACAAACTCAATTTTTAAaagagttaaattttaatttaatttttagattttagtattaatttctttaaatttagttttaagattttaatattaattataaattaaattatttgtaaactattaaaattaatattaataaaaactcaatttgtttaaatttattttctaaataatttaaatttaaatttattaatattattaaacttAAGTTTAAttcgaatttaaaaaaattttaataaatttcacttgaatttttcaaaatttaacttAGCTCGTTTACGTTCAACttcttgatttttctttttaatttattgatgaaAAGAGGAATATCTAAGCAACAGTCTAGCTAAGCTCCAAAATTTTGGgccaaaataaatttaaattattttttacattttaaaaattttattaaaactttcatataaaaatttattaatgtattttattttttaaattaaaattaaataataaaaaataaatgattttattaaaaaatattttttaaaattatttttcccaAATAAATTGAGTATGATAAACTGTCAACTAAAATCCAATAACATCCGTAGAAATAGGGTAGCTGCAATAGAATATCCacctaaaaataaaa
The Manihot esculenta cultivar AM560-2 chromosome 1, M.esculenta_v8, whole genome shotgun sequence genome window above contains:
- the LOC110629185 gene encoding DNA mismatch repair protein MSH4 isoform X7 is translated as MVPAECYISAYLQTEAEKGVIVTNHSLLVTFNGSFDHMNIDATSVQNLEIIETLHSSLWGTTNKKRSLFHMLKTTKTIGGTRLLRANLLQPLKDVETINTRLDCLDELMSNEQLFFGLSQVLRKFPKDTDRILCHFCFKPKKVTNEVLGTDNARRSRVLISSIILLKTALEALPLLSKVLKDAKSFLLANIYKTVCENEKYASIRKRIGEVIDEDVLHARVPFVAQTQQCFAVKAGIDGLLDIARRTFCDTSEAIHNLANKYREEFKLPNLKLPFNNRQGFYFSIPLKDIQGKLPNKFIQVLKHGNNVHCSTLELASLNVRNKSAAEECYIRTEVCLEALLDAIREDVSLLVLLAEVLCLLDMLVNSFAHTISTKLVDRYTRPEFTNSGPLAIDAGRHPVLESIRNDFVPNNLFISEASNMVIVMGPNMSGKSTYLQQVCLIVILAQIGCYVPARFSTIRVVDRIFTRMGSMDNLESNSSTFMTEMKETAFVMQNVSQRSLIIMDELGRATSSSDGFAIAWSCCENLLSLKAYTIFATHMENLSELATIYPNVKLLHLDVAIKNNRLDFKFQLKDGPRHIPHYGLLLAEVAGLPSSVIETARSITAKIKEKEIKQMELNCHQYHQLQILYRVAQRLICLKYSSQDEDSIRQALQNLKENYMNGML